The following proteins are co-located in the Alcaligenes faecalis genome:
- a CDS encoding aspartate ammonia-lyase, translated as MSQFRIEHDLLGDRQVPDEVYYGVHTLRAKENFHITGTPISTYPELINALALVKQAAAQANFKLGLLEQDKHDAIVAACQAVQAGKYHEHFVVDMIQGGAGTSTNMNANEVICNLALEHMGHKRGEYQYLHPNEDVNMAQSTNDVYPTALHLAAYRSLDPLFAAMERLRDAFLKKSEEFSSYMKIGRTQLQDAVPMSLGQEFNAFATMINEDIVRLKESRKLMCDVNLGGTAIGTGITAHPDYAELAVAALSDLSGVQLRVSADLIEATQDCGGFLHLSGVLKRAAVKLSKLSNDLRLLSSGPRAGMGEICLPAVQAGSSIMPGKVNPVIPEVVNQVAFEVIGADLTVTMAAEAGQLQLNAFEPVIIHSLLRSMSLLSNACDTLTQFCVVGITANRECLESNIERSISLVTALNPFIGYKAATSVAAEAFQTGTNIRDVVLKRGLMDAETLNEVLCAESLIQPRDLRAADPA; from the coding sequence ATGAGTCAGTTCCGTATCGAACATGATTTGCTGGGAGACCGCCAAGTCCCCGATGAAGTCTATTATGGTGTTCATACCTTGCGCGCCAAGGAGAATTTCCACATTACCGGTACGCCTATTTCAACTTACCCGGAACTGATTAATGCTCTGGCTCTGGTCAAGCAGGCAGCTGCTCAGGCCAATTTCAAACTGGGTTTGCTGGAGCAGGACAAGCACGACGCCATTGTGGCCGCGTGTCAGGCTGTACAAGCAGGTAAGTATCATGAGCATTTTGTGGTAGACATGATTCAGGGCGGTGCAGGTACCTCGACCAATATGAATGCCAACGAGGTCATTTGTAATCTGGCTTTGGAACATATGGGTCACAAGCGTGGCGAGTATCAGTATCTTCACCCCAATGAAGATGTAAACATGGCTCAAAGCACAAATGACGTCTATCCAACGGCTTTGCACCTGGCCGCTTACCGTTCGCTGGATCCGTTGTTTGCGGCTATGGAGCGTTTGCGTGATGCCTTTTTGAAGAAGTCCGAGGAATTCTCCTCGTACATGAAGATTGGCCGCACACAGTTGCAAGATGCCGTGCCCATGAGCCTGGGCCAGGAGTTCAACGCATTTGCCACCATGATTAACGAAGACATCGTGCGCCTGAAAGAATCGCGCAAGCTGATGTGTGATGTGAATCTGGGTGGTACGGCAATTGGTACGGGTATTACCGCTCACCCTGACTATGCCGAGCTGGCGGTAGCGGCCTTGTCCGATCTGTCCGGTGTTCAACTGCGCGTGTCTGCCGACCTGATCGAAGCCACCCAGGATTGCGGTGGTTTCCTGCATTTGTCAGGGGTGTTGAAGCGGGCTGCCGTCAAGCTGTCCAAGTTGTCTAACGACTTGCGTCTGCTCTCTAGTGGTCCTCGTGCAGGTATGGGTGAAATTTGTCTGCCTGCCGTGCAAGCGGGTTCGTCCATCATGCCTGGCAAGGTCAACCCCGTGATTCCCGAGGTGGTCAATCAGGTTGCCTTTGAAGTGATTGGTGCTGACCTGACTGTGACCATGGCTGCTGAAGCGGGTCAATTACAGCTGAACGCATTTGAGCCGGTGATTATTCACTCTCTGCTGCGCAGCATGAGTTTGTTGAGCAATGCTTGCGACACATTGACTCAGTTCTGCGTGGTGGGTATCACTGCCAACCGTGAATGCCTGGAAAGCAATATCGAGCGTTCCATTTCCCTGGTGACGGCCTTGAACCCGTTCATCGGTTACAAAGCCGCTACCTCGGTTGCCGCCGAAGCCTTCCAGACAGGTACTAATATTCGTGATGTGGTTCTCAAGCGTGGCCTGATGGATGCCGAGACCCTCAATGAAGTGTTGTGTGCCGAATCGCTGATCCAACCTCGTGATCTGCGCGCTGCTGACCCAGCCTGA
- a CDS encoding arginyltransferase, which yields MNYPKAPTSPQTLQFYSTASYRCSYLPEQQARSLVAAPAHLINDTVYSKLVQQGFRRSGTFTYRPYCDQCRACQPLRCDTLHFQPDRAQRRAKKRHGNLVVQDLPLHWNAEHYELYRRYQASRHPGAGMDEDDQSQYAQFLLASHVTSRLLEFREPDGTLKIVAVIDMLQDGLSAVYTFFDPDDSGSLGTYAVLWQLDYCRQQSLPWLYLGYWIKESRKMAYKTRFRPYQLLIKGRWEWLA from the coding sequence ATGAATTATCCCAAAGCACCCACCAGCCCCCAAACGCTGCAATTCTATTCCACGGCCAGCTACCGTTGCAGCTACCTGCCAGAGCAACAGGCACGCTCTCTGGTTGCCGCTCCTGCGCACCTGATTAACGACACGGTTTACTCCAAACTGGTTCAGCAGGGCTTTCGACGCAGCGGCACCTTTACCTATCGTCCCTATTGCGACCAATGCCGCGCTTGCCAGCCCTTGCGTTGCGACACTCTGCACTTTCAGCCCGACCGTGCCCAGCGCCGTGCCAAAAAAAGGCACGGCAATCTGGTCGTACAAGATCTGCCGCTGCACTGGAATGCCGAGCACTACGAGCTGTACCGTCGTTACCAAGCCAGTCGTCACCCCGGTGCCGGCATGGACGAAGACGACCAGTCCCAGTACGCCCAGTTTCTGCTGGCCAGCCATGTCACCTCACGCCTGCTGGAATTTCGTGAGCCCGACGGCACCTTGAAAATCGTGGCCGTCATCGACATGCTGCAAGACGGGCTTTCCGCCGTCTATACCTTTTTTGACCCTGACGACAGCGGTAGTCTGGGCACCTACGCCGTACTCTGGCAATTGGATTATTGCCGTCAACAATCCCTGCCCTGGCTCTATTTAGGCTATTGGATCAAAGAAAGCCGTAAAATGGCCTACAAAACCCGCTTTCGCCCCTACCAGCTCCTGATAAAAGGTCGTTGGGAATGGCTGGCCTAA
- a CDS encoding HPP family protein, translated as MSALFRHWFDSLRPKSLAIARPEMLRATLGATLSVLIVSSLSLYLSDFAHTHHWLVASLAASALLIFLVPTSPLAQPWNVLLGNLVGALTGISCAILLPHPIAAITMAVCVAMPIMLALRCVHPPSVAMAVFPALNGIHNYDFVLFPVLFDSCVLIFLGMLYNRLTGVTYPPIHKPATRPTSPLSRFTDQDYDAALSHYNQTLNISQDDLEKLVSYVHQSAFRRNLGTRRCATLMNDAPLSCQVSTPLQQAWDMMRERKIKALPVLDQDKHVIGILALSDFLQRAGLDQPDNLRQRLKRFLSPKQPSAPTVADVMTTPAVTANANWSVAELIPLFSQGRHRHMPVVNEHKELVGMITQSDLMLELFRILQPPRNKPD; from the coding sequence ATGTCTGCTTTATTTCGTCACTGGTTTGACAGCCTGCGTCCCAAGTCGCTGGCCATTGCGCGCCCTGAAATGCTGCGTGCCACGCTAGGCGCCACGCTTAGCGTACTGATTGTTTCCTCTCTGAGCCTGTACCTGTCAGATTTTGCCCACACGCACCACTGGCTGGTGGCGTCCCTGGCGGCCAGTGCCTTGCTGATTTTTCTGGTCCCAACCAGCCCATTGGCCCAGCCCTGGAATGTATTGCTGGGTAATCTGGTCGGTGCTTTGACCGGGATTAGTTGTGCCATTTTGCTACCCCATCCGATTGCCGCCATTACGATGGCCGTGTGTGTGGCCATGCCCATCATGCTGGCCTTGCGCTGCGTGCATCCACCCAGCGTGGCAATGGCAGTTTTCCCCGCCCTGAATGGGATTCACAATTACGACTTTGTGCTGTTTCCAGTCCTGTTTGACTCCTGCGTGCTGATTTTCCTGGGCATGCTGTACAACCGCCTGACCGGTGTTACCTATCCCCCCATCCATAAGCCCGCCACTCGTCCGACAAGCCCCCTGTCACGCTTTACGGATCAGGATTACGATGCTGCGCTCAGCCACTACAACCAGACGCTGAACATCAGCCAGGACGATCTGGAGAAGTTGGTCAGCTACGTACACCAGTCTGCCTTCCGACGCAATCTGGGCACACGACGCTGCGCGACCTTGATGAATGATGCCCCCCTGTCCTGCCAGGTCAGCACGCCTTTGCAACAAGCCTGGGACATGATGCGCGAGCGCAAGATCAAGGCCTTGCCCGTGCTGGATCAAGACAAACATGTGATTGGTATCCTGGCCTTGTCGGACTTCTTGCAGCGCGCCGGACTGGATCAACCTGATAATCTGCGCCAGCGACTCAAACGCTTTTTAAGCCCCAAGCAGCCATCCGCCCCCACGGTGGCCGACGTCATGACCACACCTGCCGTCACCGCCAATGCAAACTGGTCTGTGGCCGAACTGATTCCCTTGTTCAGCCAGGGCCGCCATCGTCATATGCCTGTGGTCAATGAGCACAAAGAACTGGTGGGCATGATTACCCAGTCTGACCTGATGCTGGAACTGTTCAGAATCCTGCAGCCTCCACGTAACAAGCCGGATTAA
- the hppD gene encoding 4-hydroxyphenylpyruvate dioxygenase has translation MTDLFENPMGLMGFEFIEFAAPQPGVLEPVFEMMGFTKVAVHRSKKVSLYRQGEINLILNEEPKSHAAYFAAEHGPSACGMAFRVRDAQQAYERALELGAQPVDIPTGPMELRLPAIKGIGGAPLYLIDRFGEGNSIYDIDFVYLDGVDRHPVGAGLKEIDHLTHNVYRGRMAYWAQFYEHLFNFREIRYFDIKGEYTGLTSKAMTAPDGKIRIPLNEESAKGSGQIEEFLMQFNGEGIQHVAFLTDDLIASWDKLKAMGMRFMTAPPQTYYEMLEGRLPEHGEPTAELQNRGILLDGTSEGGHRRLLLQIFSETLMGPVFFEFIQRKGDDGFGEGNFKALFESIERDQLRRGVLQAE, from the coding sequence ATGACTGACTTGTTTGAAAATCCAATGGGCCTGATGGGCTTTGAGTTCATCGAATTTGCCGCTCCCCAGCCTGGCGTACTGGAACCCGTCTTTGAGATGATGGGGTTCACCAAAGTGGCGGTACACCGCTCCAAGAAAGTATCCCTGTATCGCCAGGGTGAGATCAACCTGATTTTGAACGAAGAGCCCAAGAGCCATGCGGCTTACTTTGCCGCCGAGCACGGCCCTTCGGCCTGCGGCATGGCGTTTCGGGTGCGCGATGCACAACAAGCCTACGAGCGCGCGCTGGAACTGGGTGCCCAGCCTGTTGATATTCCCACCGGACCGATGGAACTGCGTCTGCCTGCCATTAAAGGTATTGGTGGTGCGCCTCTGTACCTGATCGACCGTTTTGGCGAAGGCAACTCCATCTACGATATCGACTTCGTTTACCTGGACGGCGTGGATCGTCATCCCGTGGGCGCAGGCTTGAAAGAGATCGATCACCTGACCCACAACGTGTACCGCGGTCGCATGGCCTACTGGGCCCAGTTCTATGAGCACCTGTTCAACTTCCGTGAGATTCGCTACTTCGACATCAAGGGCGAATACACCGGCCTGACGTCCAAAGCCATGACCGCCCCCGATGGCAAGATCCGCATTCCTCTGAACGAGGAATCCGCCAAGGGTTCGGGCCAGATCGAAGAGTTTTTGATGCAGTTCAATGGTGAAGGTATCCAGCACGTGGCATTCCTGACCGATGATCTGATTGCTTCCTGGGACAAGCTCAAGGCCATGGGCATGCGTTTTATGACGGCGCCGCCACAAACCTATTATGAAATGCTGGAAGGTCGTTTGCCTGAGCACGGTGAACCCACGGCAGAATTGCAAAACCGTGGCATTTTGCTCGATGGCACATCGGAAGGTGGCCACCGCCGTCTCTTGTTGCAGATTTTCTCTGAAACCTTGATGGGTCCGGTGTTCTTCGAGTTTATTCAGCGCAAGGGCGATGATGGTTTTGGCGAAGGCAACTTCAAGGCCTTGTTTGAATCCATCGAACGCGACCAACTGCGCCGTGGTGTTTTGCAGGCGGAGTAA
- a CDS encoding quinone-dependent dihydroorotate dehydrogenase — MSALFSLYPLARRVLFSLDAERAHELTLKSLHCAHQTPILGSLLKDLPSKPLELMGLKLRNPVGLAAGLDKNGAHIDALGALGFGFVEVGTVTPKAQPGNPKPRLFRLPEANSLINRFGFNNHGLDTFIENVRKSQFRLQGGILGLNIGKNASTPIEQADQDYLTCLRAVYPHADYVTVNISSPNTQNLRALQAQDELARLLGALQALRTELAEEHKRYVPIIVKIAPDLDQSQIDAIADTVPSQGLDGIIATNTTLSREAVQGLQHGQEQGGLSGPPVHELSLNVIRRLREQLGPDFPIIGVGGIESGRQAQEKIQAGAQAVQLYTGLIYKGPALISECIRAL, encoded by the coding sequence ATGTCTGCCCTATTCAGCCTTTATCCCTTGGCTCGCCGGGTGCTGTTCAGTCTGGATGCTGAACGCGCTCACGAACTGACTCTGAAATCCCTGCATTGCGCCCACCAAACCCCTATTTTGGGCAGCTTGCTCAAAGACCTGCCCAGCAAACCTCTGGAGCTGATGGGCCTGAAGCTGCGCAATCCCGTGGGCCTGGCCGCTGGCCTGGATAAGAATGGTGCTCATATCGATGCCTTGGGCGCCCTGGGTTTTGGTTTTGTCGAAGTCGGCACCGTGACTCCGAAAGCGCAGCCCGGCAATCCCAAGCCACGCCTGTTCCGCCTGCCAGAAGCCAATAGCCTGATCAATCGCTTCGGCTTTAACAACCACGGCCTGGATACCTTTATTGAAAATGTGCGCAAAAGCCAGTTTCGCTTGCAAGGCGGCATTCTGGGCCTGAATATTGGCAAAAACGCGAGCACCCCTATTGAGCAGGCCGATCAGGACTATCTGACCTGTCTTCGCGCGGTCTATCCTCACGCCGATTACGTCACTGTGAATATCTCCTCACCCAATACGCAAAACCTGCGTGCATTGCAAGCTCAGGACGAGCTGGCTCGCCTGCTGGGTGCCTTGCAAGCGCTGCGCACCGAGTTGGCAGAAGAGCACAAACGCTACGTGCCTATCATCGTGAAAATCGCGCCCGATCTGGATCAATCGCAAATTGATGCCATCGCAGACACCGTACCTTCGCAAGGGCTGGACGGCATTATTGCCACCAACACCACCTTGTCACGAGAGGCCGTCCAAGGTTTACAGCATGGTCAAGAGCAAGGTGGCCTATCCGGCCCACCAGTACACGAGTTATCCTTGAACGTCATTCGTCGTCTGCGTGAACAATTAGGACCAGACTTCCCGATTATTGGCGTGGGCGGTATTGAATCCGGCCGTCAGGCCCAGGAAAAAATCCAGGCGGGTGCCCAGGCGGTGCAGCTATATACCGGCTTGATTTACAAAGGCCCCGCACTGATTTCTGAGTGCATTCGGGCTCTGTAG
- the phaP gene encoding TIGR01841 family phasin (Members of this family are phasins (small proteins associated with inclusions such as PHA granules). Note that several different families of phasins have been named PhaP despite very little sequence similarity to each other.), with translation MSAIPQNVLESQQATLNNLFAAQGQLLQGFEKLVGLNLNLLRSSLEQAAGQSQQAINAKDVQDVVALSQSVAKPNAAQALEYGKNVYDIFSDLQLNLSRIAEAQLAQGQQHAADAIDQLAKNAPTGTESAVALLKSSFATASNAAETVVKAARQAADAAESNIQAATNASLKAAAQVTEASNKTVEAAAAAATAATSKK, from the coding sequence ATGAGTGCTATTCCACAAAACGTACTGGAATCCCAACAAGCTACTTTGAACAATCTGTTTGCCGCTCAAGGTCAACTGTTGCAAGGCTTTGAAAAACTGGTTGGTCTGAACCTGAATCTGCTGCGTAGCTCGCTGGAGCAAGCAGCTGGCCAATCCCAGCAAGCCATCAACGCCAAAGACGTGCAAGACGTTGTGGCCTTGTCGCAAAGCGTAGCCAAGCCTAACGCTGCTCAGGCTCTGGAATATGGCAAAAACGTGTACGACATTTTCTCCGATCTGCAACTGAACTTGTCGCGTATCGCTGAAGCTCAACTGGCTCAAGGCCAACAACACGCTGCTGATGCTATCGATCAGTTGGCCAAGAATGCGCCTACCGGCACCGAAAGTGCAGTTGCTCTGTTGAAGTCTTCTTTTGCCACGGCGTCCAACGCTGCCGAGACCGTTGTTAAAGCGGCTCGCCAAGCGGCTGATGCTGCTGAAAGCAACATTCAGGCTGCCACCAACGCCAGTTTGAAAGCGGCTGCTCAAGTAACTGAAGCCAGCAACAAAACAGTTGAAGCGGCCGCTGCTGCTGCAACGGCTGCTACCAGCAAGAAGTAA
- a CDS encoding DUF2946 family protein encodes MDTAVIDAMKKWPNVPAVSGYISLDQAGHWRHHPAGDANKRPEQVGERIVHQGLLAFFNRNYQADEQGRWFIQNGPQRAYVRLDAAPFIVSLAEDQAHLQDHTGRLVKAVQAWFISAEGRLYLRTPTGPALLASRDIPALLEQLRTDQHGLDNLDLEQPQHSEGWSLPAYSGSCSLTVWSSCVSPADELAYIVLPEPDPI; translated from the coding sequence ATGGATACTGCTGTTATTGATGCCATGAAAAAATGGCCTAATGTACCCGCTGTCAGCGGGTATATCTCTTTGGATCAAGCTGGCCATTGGCGTCACCACCCGGCTGGCGATGCCAATAAACGCCCCGAACAAGTAGGCGAGCGCATCGTCCACCAGGGTTTACTGGCATTTTTCAATCGTAATTATCAGGCTGATGAGCAAGGCCGCTGGTTTATCCAGAATGGCCCCCAACGCGCCTATGTTCGCCTGGACGCCGCCCCTTTCATTGTGTCCCTGGCCGAGGATCAGGCACATTTGCAAGACCACACCGGACGCCTCGTAAAAGCCGTCCAGGCCTGGTTCATCAGTGCTGAAGGTCGGCTGTATCTGCGTACCCCGACAGGCCCGGCCTTATTGGCAAGTCGCGACATTCCTGCGCTGCTGGAACAATTACGAACAGACCAGCACGGCCTGGACAATCTGGATCTGGAGCAGCCCCAGCACAGCGAAGGCTGGTCTTTACCCGCCTACTCCGGAAGCTGTTCCCTGACAGTCTGGTCATCCTGCGTGTCGCCCGCCGACGAATTGGCGTATATTGTTTTGCCTGAGCCCGATCCTATTTGA
- the aat gene encoding leucyl/phenylalanyl-tRNA--protein transferase — protein MSLVWVSPDQALPSPEHASPEGLVAAGLDLSVPRLLEAYRQGMFPWYNPGDPVLWWSPDPRMVLEVDQFKISRSLGKKLRQIARQQEHDGGRLRVTCDLAFEQVIGQCAAQRSATGTWISPDIQQVYTDLHHSGYAHSIETWMDGKLVGGLYGVNLGRFFFGESMFALQTDASKIALAHLVEFLKFAGIPYIDCQQETSHLASLGASPIPRKEFMAALAWANDQPSPVWPRGTWQLGLPPTC, from the coding sequence ATGTCGCTTGTATGGGTCTCTCCCGATCAGGCCCTGCCCAGCCCTGAACACGCCAGCCCTGAAGGGCTGGTAGCCGCCGGTCTGGATTTAAGTGTTCCACGCCTGCTAGAAGCCTACCGTCAAGGCATGTTTCCCTGGTACAACCCTGGCGACCCGGTACTGTGGTGGTCTCCTGATCCGCGCATGGTGCTGGAGGTCGATCAATTCAAGATTTCCCGCTCCCTGGGCAAAAAGCTGCGCCAGATTGCACGTCAGCAAGAGCACGACGGGGGCCGCCTTCGTGTCACCTGCGATCTGGCTTTCGAACAAGTCATCGGCCAATGCGCGGCTCAACGCAGCGCCACCGGCACCTGGATCAGCCCTGACATTCAACAGGTCTATACCGATTTGCACCACAGCGGCTACGCCCACAGCATAGAAACCTGGATGGACGGCAAGCTGGTGGGTGGCTTGTATGGCGTGAATCTGGGTCGCTTTTTCTTTGGCGAATCCATGTTTGCCTTGCAAACCGATGCCAGCAAGATCGCCCTGGCCCATCTGGTGGAGTTCCTGAAGTTCGCGGGCATCCCGTATATAGACTGCCAGCAAGAGACATCGCATCTGGCCAGTCTGGGGGCCAGCCCTATCCCCCGGAAAGAGTTTATGGCTGCCTTGGCCTGGGCCAACGATCAACCCAGCCCGGTCTGGCCACGCGGGACATGGCAACTAGGCCTGCCCCCAACTTGCTAG
- the gspG gene encoding type II secretion system major pseudopilin GspG: MSRSTLSRRPARRLAGSVQSRAQHGFSLIEVMVVVVIMGIMAALVVPSLMDRPDQARAVAARQDIAALTQALKLYRLDNGRYPSTAQGLAALHQRPTQPPEPRNWRPYMDRLPNDPWGNPYQYLQPGVHGEIDVFSLGADGQAGGSGSDADIGNWD, encoded by the coding sequence ATGTCTCGATCTACTTTATCTCGCCGTCCGGCACGCCGTTTGGCCGGCTCTGTTCAGTCCCGCGCTCAACACGGTTTTTCTCTGATTGAGGTCATGGTGGTGGTGGTCATCATGGGCATTATGGCGGCCCTGGTCGTCCCCAGTCTGATGGACCGTCCCGATCAGGCTCGTGCTGTTGCCGCTCGTCAGGACATTGCTGCACTGACACAGGCTTTGAAACTGTACCGCCTGGATAACGGCCGCTATCCCAGTACCGCTCAAGGTTTGGCGGCGCTGCATCAGCGCCCCACTCAGCCTCCCGAGCCACGCAACTGGCGTCCTTATATGGACCGTCTGCCCAACGACCCTTGGGGCAATCCGTACCAATACCTGCAACCCGGCGTTCACGGCGAGATTGATGTGTTCTCGCTGGGAGCGGATGGGCAGGCTGGCGGGTCGGGTAGCGATGCCGATATAGGCAATTGGGACTGA
- a CDS encoding NUDIX hydrolase — MTQPPASFYFPAPRTQHFCSQCGSKLTRLVPPDDNRMRDVCQNCGAVHYQNPRNVVGIVPVWKDDQILLCRRAIEPRYNTWTLPAGFMELGETLGQGALREMGEEAGAQVEPGPLFTVISVPYAEQVHVYYLANVTSDVLDPGPESLEARFFHLDDIPWDNLAFRTVSATLERYVEDRKAGRFQIHEFDIAPRDHD; from the coding sequence ATGACCCAGCCACCCGCCTCTTTTTACTTCCCCGCTCCACGAACGCAACATTTCTGCAGTCAATGCGGCAGCAAACTGACCCGACTGGTGCCCCCAGACGATAACCGCATGCGTGATGTCTGCCAAAACTGCGGTGCGGTGCACTACCAGAACCCCCGTAATGTGGTCGGGATTGTGCCTGTCTGGAAAGACGATCAGATCTTGTTATGCCGTCGCGCCATCGAGCCACGCTACAACACCTGGACCTTGCCCGCCGGTTTTATGGAGCTGGGCGAGACCCTGGGACAAGGTGCCCTGCGGGAAATGGGCGAAGAAGCCGGTGCACAGGTCGAACCCGGCCCACTTTTTACCGTCATCAGTGTGCCTTACGCCGAGCAAGTACATGTGTACTACCTGGCCAACGTCACCAGCGATGTGCTGGATCCCGGCCCGGAATCTTTGGAAGCCCGCTTCTTTCACCTGGACGATATTCCCTGGGACAATCTGGCGTTCCGCACGGTCAGCGCCACCCTGGAACGCTACGTCGAGGATCGCAAGGCAGGCCGCTTCCAGATTCACGAATTTGATATCGCCCCCCGCGACCACGACTGA
- a CDS encoding MarR family transcriptional regulator: MKLLDLKYQTILSESQRQAHPKTEDIELCLRVLSMASSINRASSSVLNEFGLSEGRVVLLFLLSRQPSGLSPALLAEQAGVTRATITGLLDGLEQQQLLVRQNNASDRRVLTVKLTETGQELCEHLLPYYIEWLSGVFSHVPQDVRERLSSLLSRAMQGDSSGEIKIEKPLAHPVPGTLQRSYMA, from the coding sequence ATGAAATTACTCGATCTGAAGTATCAAACTATCCTGAGCGAATCCCAGCGCCAGGCTCACCCTAAAACCGAGGATATCGAACTGTGTTTACGCGTTCTATCGATGGCCTCCAGCATTAATCGCGCTTCCAGCTCCGTTCTGAACGAGTTTGGCCTGTCCGAAGGCCGTGTGGTTCTACTGTTTCTACTTAGCCGCCAACCCTCCGGCCTGAGCCCCGCCCTGCTGGCAGAACAAGCTGGCGTCACCCGCGCCACCATTACCGGTCTGCTGGACGGGCTGGAGCAGCAGCAATTGCTGGTGCGACAAAACAATGCTTCGGACCGCCGTGTACTCACTGTTAAACTCACCGAAACAGGACAAGAGTTGTGTGAGCACTTGCTGCCCTACTACATCGAGTGGCTCTCGGGTGTGTTTAGCCATGTCCCCCAAGACGTGCGTGAACGCTTGTCCAGTTTGTTATCCAGGGCCATGCAAGGCGATAGCAGTGGGGAAATCAAAATTGAAAAACCTCTTGCGCACCCCGTTCCCGGAACCTTGCAGCGCAGTTATATGGCATAA
- a CDS encoding IclR family transcriptional regulator, giving the protein MSIQVLERAMILLDELAKQSEPVALKNLAAATGLHTSTTHRILNDLVVGRYVERVDSGLYRLGMRLLELGSLVKGRLNVRAASLAPMRELHKYTGQTVNLSLQQGDEIVYVERSWSESSGMQVVRAIGGHAPLHLTSTGKLFLASWEPRQVRAYVMRTGLAGATRNSITQLELLERELAQVRRLGYARDNEELEMGVRCIAAGVYDDTGKLLAGLSLSAPAERLHDDWIPVLLSTAARISETLGYDKQR; this is encoded by the coding sequence ATGTCGATCCAGGTGTTGGAACGCGCCATGATCCTCTTGGATGAGCTGGCCAAGCAATCCGAGCCAGTGGCATTAAAGAATCTGGCTGCGGCAACGGGTCTGCATACGTCTACGACTCACCGCATCCTGAATGATTTGGTGGTGGGGCGCTACGTTGAGCGTGTAGATAGTGGTTTATATCGACTGGGCATGCGTTTGCTGGAGTTAGGCTCTCTGGTTAAGGGGCGTCTTAATGTTCGTGCGGCATCCTTGGCTCCCATGCGCGAGCTGCACAAGTACACTGGGCAAACGGTCAATCTGTCCCTGCAGCAGGGCGATGAAATTGTGTATGTGGAGCGTTCCTGGAGCGAGAGCTCCGGCATGCAAGTGGTGCGGGCCATTGGTGGCCATGCGCCTTTGCATTTGACCTCTACTGGCAAGCTGTTTTTGGCTTCCTGGGAGCCGCGTCAGGTTCGGGCCTACGTTATGCGTACTGGTCTGGCCGGCGCAACCCGCAACAGCATCACCCAGCTGGAGCTGCTGGAGCGCGAACTGGCTCAAGTTCGTCGCCTAGGTTATGCCCGTGATAACGAAGAGTTGGAAATGGGTGTGCGTTGTATTGCGGCCGGTGTATACGACGATACCGGCAAACTTCTGGCAGGTTTATCTTTGTCTGCGCCTGCTGAACGTTTGCATGACGATTGGATTCCTGTTCTCTTGAGCACAGCCGCCAGGATTTCCGAAACACTGGGGTACGACAAACAACGCTAA